TGCAAAGTCAGACATTAATGGCtcccttttgtgttttgtgaaataaaagtaaaaaagatgtGAAGAAGTCCAAATTTGGATTTCCAGCCACAGGATGACAACAGTTACAACTCATACCAGTGCGTTCACATGCATTCTCTGAAAATCTTTGCACCAAAACAATCAATCATTCTGCAGATTTTGTACCaataagcaaacatttttacgCTTCTTCCAGTGTTcaagcagatgttttttttggccTCCTAAAATCAGAAGTTGGAAACATATCaggacatttttgtaaaattctcCTCTTGTGCTtcaaccacagaaaaaaaaaaactaaagaaaaagtcCGACAATCAGTTACggaaccaaacaaacaaacaaaaaaaaatacttcaaaataaaagctttactcccacaaaaaaaaaaaaaaaaagtgtttatcaGTTCTGGTTTGTGGCGATTGTGTCAGCAGTCCAGAGGCACACGAGGATCCTCCTGTTGACTCTTTAAACAGAGTCGCCTCATTGGCCCGTCGCAGCGACCCTCACAGCTCTGAGTGGACGTCTGACAGAGGGACAGCCAAAACACAGGTGTGAGGACACAGGTGTGAGGACACAGGtgtgctgcagctctgctgctctGAGTGAGTGCTGGGTACCTGTACTCTGCTGCTTCCCTGTGTGGTTTGCTCCCTCCTGCATCCTCGTCTGCAGACGTTTGATCTCTTGGTCGTAGTCGGTCCATTCCGCCACGATCCTCACTGCAGCCTGGAGTTTGGGCTCCTTGGTCATCGGGTTGTTGCACTGATGTCGGgtaagaaatacaaaataaaaaagtttagtcTGACAAATAAAGCATCAGATTAGTTTGATCTATTGGTacaatttgcttttttgtttaatttttgtttcattaactTGGTCAGGTTTTCTAATACCTTTAcgctatatttatttttatattatatctatttaattttattttgtccattttacgcattttattttttagatttaatagCTTTAGTTTAGTTCTTTACATTAACCTCTAGTGGGTGTTTGGATGCTCTGCAATTTCAATACTCAAAGTGCTGCAAAACTGGATGGATGTATGAAgtacggtggccttgaagtgcaaatcacataaaaaaaaagtatttctagaaatcaaattggaatgttgaaaaattaaaacactatgAGACACCATTGATTAGATgatgctaatgttaatttaatatCCATatactaataaatgtcttatgaTTAGTACAAAATATCAATTCTCCCTTTATTCCAAATATCTTTTGATTGAAATGATGAACAAACTTCATCATTTGATTTCTGTAAAAAGGGaaattttaaagtcatttccataaatcaaaatgaaatgttaaaaaaatgaaactaaagaaGAATTAAAGACAAACCGtaataagttattttttccaGTCAAACTggctgtcacacatcacactcACCAGATCTATCGTCTTTGCTTTCTTCTTGGAGCTGTCGTCACACCAGGTCTCACACCACAGCCACTCCTGAGGCAGAGACTTGATGGGAACTTGGTGGATCATGTTGTTGGGAAGATCCTGAGGAAAGACAGAGCAGCTGTTACATAATGATGCACAGAGTCCTCACAGAGCTCCTTAATTCTGGAACAAAACGATGTATGTTGATCACAACAGTCATGAGAAGTTGAAGGagacacacctggtccaggttgGACAGGCTGTTGGGGTCCTGGCTGAGGCCTTGGTACTGTCCTCTGAGTCGGTCTCCAGCGGCGATCTTCCTGAACTTCTTCAGGTCCACCACATACAGGGCACTGCAGAGGCACACGGCGAAGAATAAACCATCAAGTAAAGGTGCTACGACACAACAGCAAGAGTGAGTTGGTGAGCTGCACGTGCCTGATGTGGTATTTGCGCCCGGCGAGGTGGCTCGCCCAGTAGCCGGACTTCCAGAAGCGATAGCCGTCCATCTCCCGGCGGCTCTCGCAGAACGGAGTGTAGCCGTACGGAGCGCCCTCCAGGTCAAAGTCACGCAGCTCCTTCAGGTCGGTGCGCACAATCTGGAGATCAGAAGTTAGTGCGGCTCATGAGGTTCACTCACACAAATTCATTAGTCTCTGTGCTCAGATTCCTACGAACAAACCTGGTCAGCATCTACGAAGAGGATCTTATCGACAGCCAGCGGGAACAGCACGTCCAGGAAGAGGATCTTATAACCCCAAATAATTCTCTGCTTCTCCGTCTGCTGGTGCAGCCAGCGGGGCCAGTTGTACTGGACCAGCTCGTACTGGAAACCATATTGCTTTGCCATGTGTGGGATGAACTCCTGTGAGGTcaaatgcaaacaaaaccaCACAAGAGAATTTCATGACTGTTTTCTATTGTTGTTAAacaaaaggggggaaaaagtcCTACCTTAAAGGTTGGGGACAGATAGTTCTTCAGGAACCAGAACTTGACAggagttttggtgtttttcagaACAGACAGCATCATAATCCTGAGAGGGAAGCAGAACAGAATGAAAATAATGCTTTGAACAGGACGTGGAACAAGCGACCAGCacgatcaataaagtttttgtacAGACGAGGCCGGGATGTCAGGTGGAAGGTTTTGGAGAATGCGGAGCCTCACCTGAGGAATCTCTCATACAGATGCCCCGAAGCtacagagaaaatgttgatcACGTCGTCCTTCTCCTGCTTTGGCTCCTCTGGCTTTCCTCCACCTGTAAAACCTCTGAAAGACACAATTAAAACCAGGATTTCATCACATTTTATTCCAtgattttggggatttttggaaaaagaaCTATGAAAATAACAGTTTGCATCATTAGATGacagcttttacaaaaaaagacaaagcaaacacaatatatgacatttctatttaaaagaaagagaataaaagcacctggttttaataaaagaaaaatcccattATTAAAACATCTTTCTAGGACACACCTGGCTAAAGACTTCCAGAACCCCGTGTCATCTTCCTCTGTTCCATCACTCAGAAGCTCCTCATTGAACTTATCCGGTTTCTTTTGGACCTAATCATCAACAAACAAGTTAGGAAAGCAAACAACCGAaatttaatgtaataattttttttttttttagtaaaaacagtttttttttcattttgaaatggaaacattttggctgttaaagtcctactccgattatattttgatctactgtaaaatcgttcccagtcagcttttaattatgattgtgacatttttagccaaaataaaaaaaaaaaaaacatttgttttctgggacatggtttctgtttttcatgctctcctgctagcttagctTACGGCCCTTCACATTCCAAACATAACATTATCTGTGCAACAACAGTATCGGAGgtatccagccgcacagtttagagccagcttggaagaggaaaacaaagacgtacatagaTCTAGTTGTCTAAAGAGATGGGAGCTTATTTCTACCTAACAAATAAGCTCCTCTTTCGTCTGCTCCGGATTcccaataatttgaataaagacattcccagaaatgctatttcaatcttagttttctttgtacatgtcctccatcatcagaaaaacgttTGATTTTGGCGACACCTAGTGGACAAACAGTAATATGACtgatttgagatgtttttatcaGAATAAAGCTTTAGTCTAAAAATTACACACTTAAAAATCTGTACATTTGTGTTATACTTAATTAGTTCATgatttcatttgaatttattaataaattgaagcttaaaaatgtgatcaaataatgacaaacttcatttttttaatcacatgtAAAGCTGCCTTGATAGAGTCAGCCTTTAGCTCTTTCAAGTTTATAGTAGATTGCTGTGTGGACATACatttactgagaaaaaaaacaacaggagtGGTCGTCATGACAACACCCACGAGAACTGACCTTGACTTTAATGATTCTACTCTTGAAATTGTTCAGCACCACTATGATGTCATCAGAGTCAGTGGGGGAGTCTGTGCCATCGTGACTGCAGAGCGAAGCACAGGAAATGAGACCAGCACGAAAGAAGCTACAAAACGACGGCAGAAAAATCCTTTACCTGTAAATCTTGTAGATTTCATCAGAGCGCCCTTTTCTTAGTTTCAGCATCCAGGCGCCAGGATTGGCTTTCAGCTGAAAGTAACCCTACAGAGAAAGAAATAGATCATAAAAACTAGACagaaaattgtaattttcagataaaaaagtGACTATTCACCAGATTTGCCATGACGATTGTGTCCACGATGACGGGCTCGGAGGCGGTTCCCAGAGTGAACTGGAGGCCACGAGGAGGCTGGCCTGAGCTCACGTCAAAACAATGGCCTTCCAACAGAAGATGCTCCAACTCGTACTCTGCTGCCACGATGTTCTCCACCTGTGAGCGCAGAGGCCAAGCAAAGTGCAGCTTATCATCAGAAAGAAGGGTTGTTAGGGCGCCGTACAGACAGAAGACGCTTTCTAAACCACCAGGAGACGTAAAGACAGCAGGAGAAACCTTGAACTTTCACAgacaaaaagagttttttagactgttggGAGGAAcaagaggttaagaaaatgtcaGTAGAGAtaaaaggtaaagaaaaacacagaatttcATGTGGAGGTTATATGATGTAAAGTTAGTGCTAAAACACtcctttagacatttttatttagtatatTTACAGTTAGCTGGAATAAATTTGTCAGAGAATGCGGAAAATGACAAATGTTGATGACTGTTCACCTCTTGCATGTAGATGTTGTCCAGGTCGTAGCGGGTGCGAACGGACTCCACCATCCAGTTCTCGGGGGTGTGAAGGTTTAAGGTGAAGAGCGGAGACTGAGGCATGTCCAGGAACGTGGCCATAGGGCCGGAGGAGAAACTGCTGTCCGCCTTGAACGCCACCTCTGGCTCCAACACGTAACGGTAGAAGCTGGAAATGTGGCGTGAAGGCGTTAGCTCAGTGGTCCCCAACTCCCAGGATGGAAACCAGTGACGGTCCGTGGGACAGTTGGTACCGGGTcgacatttttacatgttttatttgccATCTGACTGTGAAAGAActtaacaaaaatcaaacatatttagaaacgctttttttttttttggcagaaaaggAAACAGGAGAAAGgccttcaacttcaaaataaaagccatctAAATTTagcagacaaaaaccaggagtctttactccaaatatggatttaatgTGACACTTGTTTCCACACAACACAATAATAATGCATTATATGTTGCTTAACGTTgcgaggatgctgctaataaagttgctcaaacaGTGGATTCACGgttaatattacattttgaaaatactaGTTGTACTTATCCATCACGCCTTAAAAGTCGGAGAATTatgggttaagaaaaaaattaaattaaattttaatacTTTCTACACGAGATCtagtaaacaaataaagcttaaaCCAGCAGCAGATATTTTACTGATGAAGATAAACTTGACCATTAAAGTTAAGAGAAACTGGAAGCtaaattttattacaaaacGATTAAGGAAATTAGTctttgctgaacattttaaggGATGAGGTGAACCTTAATATCTGCTACTGTTTCACTGAAATGTGATTTATCTTAATCCCAAATAACAAATTAGGACATAAAGTCTCTTTTTATTTCCCAGCAGTCTCGGGGATTATAACGATCATGACAGAAATGCTACATCCTTCCTTTTAAGCTTAACCTCTATCAGCCAGTTTTTGAGCTTCATATTCTTAGAGGATCTTCATCAGACTAAACACAATAATCTGAGAATATTTATTGCTGAAAATGATTAGCATAAAATCCTGTGACACGTATGTGCACTAGATAGTGAATTTCTAAGtccaaaatctgaaaataaaccaatttaaagTCTCCTTTTCTGCAAAGTCACATTTACTGAAAATCAAGTATTTGTGATTAAGATTCTGGTTGCTCCTTAAGTGTTTAtccatgacattttaaaaattgacattcattttttattttattacttaaattaattttgtgttgctgctgaaattttttaagtgaaaaaacaagtttggagctaaatccattttctaaatcagttttgattaaaattgttACTTAGCAATTAAACAGGAATAATGTGCAATAACAGCCATATGTCAGGTGTGGTTGAGGAGCATTCCTCACCTTTTTAGGGGCATATCTGACAGCTTTGATTGACAGTTCATGAAGACTCGTAAGTTGACGTTAACCAGCTGTTTCAgaacctacaaaaaaaaataaaaaaacatgaaaagttaGAACCAGAGTGACTTTATATGGACgagaagaaagaaaactctCTTCATTGACAAAGAGACGGTGGGCGACCCACCAGCAGAAGTGGAGCCAGTTTCTGAGCATCCCTTGTTACTGGATCCACCACTGCAACAACATCAAAGTAAATGTCTCCCTCTTTGGGGCGGATCTTCACAGCACTGCCAAGGAGAAACAAATCAATACATGAgtgcagtaaaacaaaaagaaatgccCCGCTCTGCACAGAATAACATTGACTTTAatgatttgactttttcttctgACTTCAGTTTCATAGCAGGAGTGGAAGTGAACCTGCATTGTTTCTCTAAAGCAGCTCGATatctataaaaatattcaaagcaATACCTGTGGCGGTCATCGGCAAAGCCGTATTCTACCCGAGCTTCTCCCTTAGGCTGAGAGGAGAGCAGAGCGTCCACCTTCATCACGAGATCGCTGGCCCTGAAGAGAGACGCCGCGTTAGCCCACAGCAGGTCATCTATGAGGAGGAAACAACCAGGAGCATACCTGTCCTCCTCAATCCCAAAGTGCGTGACTTTGCTTTTGATGCGCTCTCCAGACGTTTTCAGGATTATGTTCTCCAGAAGCAGGAAGTCATCCTGGTTGAACACTTCCTCCTCTTCCAGCGGACCAATCACCTGTGGAGTGAAGACGCAGGAATACGtgaatttttgaaaacaatcttcagaaaaacaaccaaaaatcgGATGACGGTCTCACTCTTCCGTTGCTGATGACCGCCCTCTGGCCTCTCCTCAGTTTGAGAACGTCTCTGCAGTAGGCGGCGTGGGAGAGCAGGAAGTCAAACTTGGGACTGTCGTATGCACTTTTGAAGAGCGGTAAATCCATCCCCTGATCaagaaaaaatgattgaagaaaaaacatgattatgGGCTGCAGCAGGCCTGGACTGCATGCACAGTATTGTTTTTGTAACTCCTCTTTCTTTTCGCTTCTTTGAGTACCTGGCGAAAATGAATTTTGGGAATAGTGAACAACCCCCTCTAAagaatgatgacatcacagcgggagaaaccatcaaaaaatgaatgggTTTAAAATCTCCTATGGGGCTCAAAATCATATAGATCATATAGAAAAGACAATTTTTATCACccacatgatatgtatcgtcatatcgcccagcactaatctttagtaccagctacaaattTAAATTCCTCCAAGGGAATTTAAACTATCGCCTCCTAACTCTgtgagcatcattgggaagttACTGGGGAATAAAATGTAGGAATTAGAAGTTTTTCGATTTATTTTGAATGGTGTTCGCATGGTGAGCTTACAAAAGTTCTTTCCTTGCTTGTACATTTTTCTGCGGCCatagaattttaaaataatcctcTCAGAAGGGTAAAAACTGTGTCTCTATTCACCCCAACACTGAAGTCTGCGATGTCGACGCCCCTCTGGAGCGCAGCGGCGGTCTCCTCCTTTGCCATCTTGGTGATGAAGTTCTTGGCGTTATTTGCCGACTGCGTCTGCATGGCGGCCCAGATGGACCGCGTCACACGACTCGTCTCTGCAGAGGGATTGGCTGACGGGTTGTTGATCATCCCCAGACGGACATTATTGCtggttttctgttttgaagCAGGTCAGagagaaacacaataaaagctaCAACTGGactgcaattaattacagttttGGGGAactctattctttatttattttttgacatttcgcaaaccattaaacaaatatttctttcatGGCTTTGGTTCACTTTTTCCAGAATATCAAATTAACCAATAAACAACTGGGTTTCACAAGCCTGGTcagaaatctgtttaaaaagcttttaaacagTCACATTTCTGTCAACATAAGAGttgagaaataaagttttttttctcaccatgTGCCTGATTGCATCGTAGAGGAGTTGGCGTCCTGAAGGCTTGTCGAAGTCTCCGACCACCCAGAAGGTGACAGGACGGATGTATCCATCATCTGTCATTAAGagaaagaagcaaaacaaaagtaaaaaatgggATTTACAGCAACAGACTGCTTTCATGTGAAATTCATCAGTGTTTCAGCAAACGAGCGCTGTTTATGTTAGTGCATTTCTATCAGCTCTAACACCCTAAAATTgactaaatgtgattttaacgCTCAGAAACTgcacaataaacaaataagaatATAACATTTAAACTGATAGTActacaatactttgatttttttaaagaaaaacatttagattaccatgagatttaaaaatgtaaacgttTTTATCCTCACTTCACCTTTCTTAGTCATGTAGTTCATGCTGTTGGCGACAGCGGCACTCTTCTTCTTTGAGCTCAGCGTCGAGAAACGAGCGTAGTCATCTATAAAGAAGTTatctggaaaatgaaaaagaaaaatgatatgAAACAGTTTGATTTATGAATATACACTTCTATTAttctaatctgaaaaaaagtccaaaagagtaaaataaatcttaacCAACTCAATGGAAAATGAGCCAAACTTAAGTATTCCTTCTACAGACAATTAAGATATAAAGATgctgttaaaataataacaaaggctgcatgttttcatgaaaaaacaagtttgatgaCAACATGAACTGAGATACATGAACCCTTTTTCTGCTCATTGTTGGTGCTATTAAAAAGCTGCCAGTATTTTTATAGAGActcataaacatttaaaaaaaacatttaaaaacatgagtACATGACCATAAAGAAGCAAATGTTGTAGTCTTTAcagcattaataacaattaaccTTCATTTTATCAAACAGCTGCACAGCTTTTCTGCAGCCAGGATACTTATGTACAGTGAGGCACATTagtatttgaacaccctgtGATTTGGGAAATTTTCATCTTAAGTACATGTCCACTGTGAgaaataatagttaaaaaaaaaactggatatcacattgtatcattttttaaatgattcatttgtatactactgctgcaaataaatatttgaacacctgagaaaaATCAACGTTAATATTTGATCAAACGTTTCCTGTAGTTTTAATTGGATTCCGGCCCACTCCcccacacagatcttctctagatcagtcaggCTTCTAGGTTGATGCTGACAAACACGGAGTTTGAGTTCCctccaaaaatgttcttttgggTTTAtgtctggagactggctaggcaACTCCAGAGCCTGGATATGCTTAAGGAGCCAGTTTATTGTTATCCTGGCTGTTTGCTTCAGGTCACCGTTGGAAGACCCAGCCACGACCCATCCTGACTGACTGCAATACGTGGCCCCAGTCATCTTATTCTTAACACGGTGCAGTCATCTTGTCTCATGTGAACAAAAATACCCCCACATTATCATGCTACCACCCTCATGGTTCACAGTAGTAGCTGTtcatcattcttcttcctcAATACACTGCAAGTGGAATTaagaccaaaaagttctattttggtctcatctgatcacatgactttctcCTACGAGTCCTCTGGATCTGGAATTGGTCTGGACATGTGCTGATTTTAACAGGGGAACCTACATGGTTTCAAACCATGACGTCTTAGTGTATTACCAACAGTAACCTTGGAAACGGTGGTCCCagctcttttcaggtcattgaccagctccTCCCATGTAATTCCTCACCTTTCTTGAGATCAGTGAGGTCCCCCGTAGCCATTTCCAGCCTTGTAGAGGTCTACAATtatgtctctggtgtctttagACAGCTCATTGGTCTTTGCTATGTTAGTAGTTGATTGTATGGGGTGGAGAGATGTCTATGGAGCTAATGACATCAAACAGgtgcttctaatttaggataataaGTGGAGATGGACTATTTATAGGCAGACTAACAGGGTCAGCATCTAGCTGATAGACGAGTGTTCAAGTACTGATTTCCAGCAATAGcatataaatgaattatttaaaaatatttatatattggTTTGCAGTTTgcattaagaataaaaaatgtatgataaagaaatatataatgCCAGGATGGTGAGCTCACTGGTATCAGACAGGTCCAGGTATGTTCTGCTGGTGGACAGCACCCTGGGGTTGATGCGAGGAACCACGTTGGGTTGATTCATGATGAAGTCCACAACGTCGTGGTCTGTAGCCAGCTCCCCCTACAGGCGAAAGGAAAATTAATTTCACTACAGAAGCAAGGAGGACATGTTTTGGCTGAGCGCGGAGCTGACAGTGATGGAGGAGGTCTTTCTCTACGGAGCTTAAAGAACAGTTTTGAAAGTTCTCAAATGTCAATGATTCTTAAAgtagactttttaaagtttataagtttggattttaggctaaaataaagagaattcTGCAGTAAAGAGCAGATGAGTTCATCAGTGGAATCCAGGGAgggattttaataaataaaaagttttctctGTAATTAATATGTTTCATTTTAGACATTATTCATATACAGTTTTTCTTATGAATATTGTTTAACTACAAATGGGAACCTCTGATctacataattaaaataaagtatagctactttattttaattatatactTACAGGATTTCCAATGTATATCTTTATATTTATAGCATTGCTatatttagcttaatttttaattaaagaacgTAATGTGAATATAGATAGTTCtgcacaaaaagtcaaaaacttcAGGCAACATCTTATTAATTATGATATAATCTGAGTTCAGATGACTCTAATGAGGTTATACTGTCTTTATGATGTAATGATTTAGCATGTAGTAAACGTGTAGGAGTTTTAACTGACCAGGTAGACGGCTCTCTGGTATACGGAGGTGGTCTCCAGGATTTTCTGCATGGTGACGGTCTCCAGCTCATCCGGGTCCAGCTGTTCCTTTTTGTACGGTATGCCATTGTACATGACTACAGGCAGCGGGCCCACGCCCGTCTGCTGGTAGTACGCTCGCCcttcctgaaaaaaataaaacatgtgcaTTTTTACaattggtttttaaaaaaaaaggcttaaagaTGACAAATTCAGAAGAGAATCAACGATATTGTTCTCTCCTTCAGACTCACCTTTCTGTTATTGTCGTAGCTGGAATCTGCACCCAGGATGCTGCTGACCTCCACATAGGGAAACCTCTTCTCCAGCACCTTAACTACATCACCAACGCTCAACTTTCCACCAGCTGGCACTCGGTTAAACATCTGATGAGAACCATTTAAATGCAGTGAAGTCCCATCCCTGGATAGTCACTATATTCTTACAGAATTCTTCGATTTTCTCACCGAGATGACGCCATCAAAGGCAGCCTGGCTGTCCACCTCTTCGCTGATGTAGTTGTAGGCTCTGACGAGTGCCACTCCTGCGTCCTGCATGCCGTCGACGTCGTCTTCATCGGACACAACGAACACCAGCCCAATCCTAAAGCAGAGATCCGTTTAGCTTTTGAAAACCAGCTGAAGTTCAGAGTCATCAGCATCCATTTAAAATGCTTCACAGAAatcgttttttttcccatcttgCTCCAAcactaaagtacattttaactTTATGTTTCATTGAGCTGCAACAcctcattttaatgtttttttcaactgttaaaCCGTGAAATATACATAACAtccaatacaaaaaaatcaattttactcATTTAGACTGTGTGGCTCCATAACAAACACTGAGACTAACATAGATGATGCAACACCCACCTGAGAGGGATGCTGTTGGAGTAAAACATCTCAGCCACACTTAGCAGTTCTGCAGTGTTCTCATGAGTTGGGTCCAAAATGATCAcctaaaacaaagacatttgttGATACTTTAAGGATTCCAATTTGTTAGATTATGCTGGGGATTATGAGCCAACAAAGTTACCAGATTATGAAAGTTTCTGCGTATCTGCCTGATGACTCCAGGAAAAGTGGGTCTGAGCAGCTCCTGGACATTGTAGGGCCAAGAACTGTACCTGTGGTCTGTCTCCAAGTTGTTGAtccactaaaaaagaaaagaaaaaaaggttgtatAGTGAAGTCATGGCAACCAAATTACCAGCTTCAGAGTCCTGGTAACTCTAAAGCAGATTTAATTTAGAAGCTAAAACTTCTAAAGTTTCTCTAAGAAAGAAAATTTatactggaaaaaaatctttttacaagtaaaaaaaaatatgaatacagaACTTTACTTGGTAAGATTTCTTAAAGTCTCGAATCTTTTGTCAGAGATGAGTGTGCTCTTACAGAGATGGCGGGGTTGCGGATGTCGACGGCGTAGTCGGAGTCAGCGGGCTGGACGTTGAGCTTTAAGATATCGTGGATGTAGGGCGTCTCGATGAGCAGCGAGCGCAGACCCTCCATGACACGCGCTTCACTGCGCAGCACGTCAAACACGCTGCAGGAAACACAGCAGAGGTCAGTCCGTGTGCAAATGAATCTCAATTTCATTGAACTGTAATTAAGACAGTtaaataata
The genomic region above belongs to Oryzias melastigma strain HK-1 linkage group LG22, ASM292280v2, whole genome shotgun sequence and contains:
- the uggt1 gene encoding UDP-glucose:glycoprotein glucosyltransferase 1, which produces MWLCCVLLLSLLSAVSGASDSKAITTTLTTKWANTPLLLEASEFLAEESQEKFWDFVEANQNIEGEHDDTDLAYYELIVKKAGALLSSVQLNMLKFALSLRAYSSTVHSLQQIASTEPPPSGCSAFISVHGEKTCDVEKLDSLLKTASERPKPYLFKGDHRYPGSNPDAPVVILYAQMGKSDFQEFHRVLTSKVNEGSATYVLRHYLLNSNGKKVHLSGYGVELAIKSQEYKAKDDTQVQGEEVNATVIGDKDPVDEVQGFLFGKLKTLYPELKEQLKELRKHLVESTNEMAPLKVWQMQDLSFQTAARILAAPAVDALNVMKDLSQNFPTKARSITKTVVSSEIRKEIIENQKFFKGNLGLQPGDSVLFINGLHIDLEAQDIFSVFDVLRSEARVMEGLRSLLIETPYIHDILKLNVQPADSDYAVDIRNPAISWINNLETDHRYSSWPYNVQELLRPTFPGVIRQIRRNFHNLVIILDPTHENTAELLSVAEMFYSNSIPLRIGLVFVVSDEDDVDGMQDAGVALVRAYNYISEEVDSQAAFDGVISMFNRVPAGGKLSVGDVVKVLEKRFPYVEVSSILGADSSYDNNRKEGRAYYQQTGVGPLPVVMYNGIPYKKEQLDPDELETVTMQKILETTSVYQRAVYLGELATDHDVVDFIMNQPNVVPRINPRVLSTSRTYLDLSDTNNFFIDDYARFSTLSSKKKSAAVANSMNYMTKKDDGYIRPVTFWVVGDFDKPSGRQLLYDAIRHMKTSNNVRLGMINNPSANPSAETSRVTRSIWAAMQTQSANNAKNFITKMAKEETAAALQRGVDIADFSVGGMDLPLFKSAYDSPKFDFLLSHAAYCRDVLKLRRGQRAVISNGRVIGPLEEEEVFNQDDFLLLENIILKTSGERIKSKVTHFGIEEDRASDLVMKVDALLSSQPKGEARVEYGFADDRHSAVKIRPKEGDIYFDVVAVVDPVTRDAQKLAPLLLVLKQLVNVNLRVFMNCQSKLSDMPLKSFYRYVLEPEVAFKADSSFSSGPMATFLDMPQSPLFTLNLHTPENWMVESVRTRYDLDNIYMQEVENIVAAEYELEHLLLEGHCFDVSSGQPPRGLQFTLGTASEPVIVDTIVMANLGYFQLKANPGAWMLKLRKGRSDEIYKIYSHDGTDSPTDSDDIIVVLNNFKSRIIKVKVQKKPDKFNEELLSDGTEEDDTGFWKSLARGFTGGGKPEEPKQEKDDVINIFSVASGHLYERFLRIMMLSVLKNTKTPVKFWFLKNYLSPTFKEFIPHMAKQYGFQYELVQYNWPRWLHQQTEKQRIIWGYKILFLDVLFPLAVDKILFVDADQIVRTDLKELRDFDLEGAPYGYTPFCESRREMDGYRFWKSGYWASHLAGRKYHISALYVVDLKKFRKIAAGDRLRGQYQGLSQDPNSLSNLDQDLPNNMIHQVPIKSLPQEWLWCETWCDDSSKKKAKTIDLCNNPMTKEPKLQAAVRIVAEWTDYDQEIKRLQTRMQEGANHTGKQQSTDVHSEL